A single Crateriforma conspicua DNA region contains:
- a CDS encoding SGNH/GDSL hydrolase family protein translates to MRCLTLRRIRRHALFTVAIAGWLMAMVVSPSLAQTPSVETDDESSPSMWQMVSDADRIVFLGDSITFDGRYVAAIQQWLRGQRPDAPPVVINMGLPSETVSGLSEDGHAGGRFPRPDLHTRLDDVLRVSRPDLIIACYGINCGIYQPLSDERFAAFRNGIQRLHDAAVQRDIAIIHVTPPSFDASRFRQPIDGDYPAVMRTYADWLRSMRFSGYAVIDLHGPMSDALHNQTSVASSSEPLQPDGVHPSDRGHAVMATIIVNALGQSRSSKDAANASEFKPVAAPEHVKAMRLLRDAFVTAAGHQRPGIPQGLPIDEAVRAADRIFDQIESKQLPAQP, encoded by the coding sequence ATGAGATGTCTGACGTTACGCCGGATTCGCCGCCACGCTTTGTTCACCGTCGCGATCGCCGGTTGGTTGATGGCAATGGTGGTTTCGCCGAGCTTGGCACAAACACCGTCGGTCGAAACAGACGACGAATCGTCACCATCGATGTGGCAGATGGTTTCCGACGCGGATCGAATCGTCTTTCTGGGTGACAGCATCACTTTTGACGGTCGCTATGTCGCGGCCATCCAGCAATGGCTGCGCGGCCAGCGTCCCGATGCGCCGCCGGTCGTGATCAACATGGGTTTGCCCAGTGAAACCGTTTCCGGCTTAAGCGAAGATGGACATGCGGGCGGACGGTTTCCACGACCAGATCTGCATACACGATTGGATGACGTGCTGCGGGTCAGTCGGCCTGATTTGATCATTGCCTGTTACGGCATCAACTGTGGAATCTATCAACCGCTCAGCGACGAACGGTTTGCCGCGTTCCGCAATGGCATTCAGCGATTGCATGATGCTGCGGTCCAGCGTGACATCGCCATCATTCACGTGACACCGCCCTCGTTCGATGCTTCGCGGTTTCGACAACCGATCGACGGGGATTACCCGGCGGTGATGCGAACCTATGCGGACTGGCTGCGATCAATGCGATTCAGCGGGTACGCCGTCATCGACTTGCACGGCCCAATGAGCGACGCGTTACACAATCAAACGTCGGTTGCTTCATCGTCGGAGCCTTTGCAACCCGATGGAGTGCATCCCAGTGATCGCGGTCATGCGGTGATGGCCACGATCATCGTCAACGCATTGGGGCAATCTCGATCATCCAAAGATGCCGCGAATGCTTCTGAGTTTAAACCGGTGGCGGCGCCCGAACACGTCAAAGCGATGCGTCTATTGCGTGACGCTTTCGTAACGGCCGCAGGCCATCAACGTCCCGGAATACCGCAAGGCTTGCCGATCGACGAAGCCGTCCGAGCGGCCGACCGAATCTTTGACCAGATCGAATCGAAACAACTGCCAGCTCAGCCGTAG
- a CDS encoding glycoside hydrolase family 2 TIM barrel-domain containing protein, translated as MSRLFFVACVLCFASTAIAQVFPNDWENERVIEKGKMPPRVTSYSFATAEDALLGDRKESRMTSLNGDWKFKFTPNAEDRPDDFFASDFDVTQWDTLPVPSSWEVKGYGQPIYTNSVYPFKADPPRIDRENPVGSYVRDFEVDEQWTKDRIILHFGGVSSAFYVWVNGQLAGYSQGSRLPAEFDVTKLVKPGTNRLAVQVFRWSDGSYFEDQDMWRLSGIHREVLLLRQPRTALNDFFVRTDLDDDFQNATLRIRPRILADRLDGWKGWTLSAQLHDSTGKAVLDSELKIDVDAIVNERYPQRDNVKFGLMETNVDSPRKWSAEQPYLYTLVFRLTDPDGQLAEARSCKVGFREIDISENGELLVNGVPVKLMGVNRHDHDHVHGKALTRADMREDVRLMKRFNFNSVRTSHYPNDPYFYDMCDQFGIYVMDEANLESHGIKGQLVNEPSWHFAVNDRVIRMVERDKNHPSVISWSLGNESGCGPIHAAAAGWIKDYDPSRFVHYEGAQGDPSSPQYNPAGGFESQRWALPANPDDPPYVDCISRMYPSVDQLRELADAKHIHRPIVMCEYAHAMGNSLGNMKEYWDLIRSKPNLMGGYIWDWIDQGLQTTNEAGDRYIAYGGDFGDQPNSNNFCLNGVLNSDRTPTPKTQECKYIFQPIAFEAVDLTKGTINVVNRFHFNNADDYAVRWSLSKDGQTIEEADFGTIDLPAGQAKRITLPYSMPIDDSDAEYWLRVSFHETSDRLWCDQGYEIAKEQFQLPMESPASDDPPSLATLEIREQADQYTFVGESFTAQIDRTSGALVSYEMDGVQWIHSPMRANFWRPQTDNDRGGAKTHVRQKYWKELGDKLKTQSVRLQSSEPNTAHVTVIQVHDRLRLQIDYRISGDGAVAVTLDLDADETLPNLPRFGVTMGISKVFSASQYFGKGPWENYWDRNSGAEVARHVQPTDDLYFEYAMPQENGYRTETRWLELSGEGQTIRIDGSKPFGFSIWPYSSENIDEARHTYDLVEQGFYTLNLDDRQMGVGGTDSWSPKAMPLEKYRIPAGHRQWSFTIRPK; from the coding sequence ATGTCACGATTGTTTTTCGTTGCGTGCGTGCTGTGCTTTGCATCGACCGCAATCGCCCAGGTCTTCCCTAACGACTGGGAAAACGAGCGAGTCATTGAAAAGGGCAAAATGCCCCCGCGTGTTACGTCCTACTCATTCGCGACCGCGGAAGACGCGCTGCTGGGCGACCGAAAAGAATCGCGCATGACGTCTTTGAACGGGGACTGGAAGTTTAAATTCACGCCGAACGCCGAAGACCGCCCGGATGATTTCTTCGCATCTGATTTTGATGTGACGCAGTGGGACACCCTGCCTGTCCCATCAAGCTGGGAGGTCAAAGGCTACGGCCAGCCGATCTACACCAATTCGGTCTACCCATTCAAAGCTGATCCCCCGCGGATCGATCGCGAGAATCCCGTCGGGTCGTACGTTCGAGACTTCGAAGTCGACGAACAATGGACCAAGGACCGAATCATTCTGCACTTCGGCGGCGTATCATCGGCGTTCTACGTTTGGGTCAACGGCCAGTTGGCTGGCTACAGCCAAGGCAGCCGCCTGCCCGCCGAGTTCGACGTGACGAAGCTGGTGAAGCCTGGGACGAACCGTCTGGCAGTCCAAGTGTTTCGCTGGTCCGATGGATCGTACTTCGAAGACCAAGACATGTGGCGGCTCAGTGGTATCCATCGCGAAGTGCTGCTTCTTCGCCAGCCAAGGACTGCGCTCAATGATTTCTTCGTTCGCACTGATCTTGATGACGACTTCCAAAATGCGACCCTTCGGATTCGACCGCGGATCCTGGCCGATCGGCTGGATGGATGGAAAGGCTGGACATTGTCCGCTCAGCTTCATGACTCCACTGGTAAAGCCGTCTTGGATTCGGAGCTGAAGATCGACGTCGACGCCATTGTGAACGAACGATACCCACAACGAGACAATGTGAAGTTTGGGCTGATGGAAACAAACGTCGACTCGCCTCGGAAGTGGTCGGCCGAGCAGCCCTACCTTTACACACTCGTCTTCCGATTGACCGATCCCGATGGACAACTGGCGGAGGCGCGAAGTTGCAAAGTCGGTTTCCGCGAGATCGATATCAGTGAGAACGGCGAATTATTGGTCAATGGAGTGCCCGTCAAACTAATGGGCGTCAATCGTCACGACCATGATCACGTTCATGGCAAAGCCTTAACGCGAGCGGACATGCGAGAAGATGTTCGCCTGATGAAGCGATTCAATTTCAATTCCGTCCGAACATCCCATTACCCCAACGATCCCTACTTTTATGACATGTGCGACCAGTTCGGCATTTATGTCATGGACGAGGCGAATCTGGAGTCACATGGAATCAAGGGACAGTTGGTGAACGAACCGTCGTGGCACTTTGCCGTGAATGATCGTGTGATCCGCATGGTGGAACGGGACAAGAATCACCCCTCGGTCATTTCATGGTCGCTGGGAAACGAATCGGGATGCGGGCCCATTCACGCCGCGGCGGCTGGTTGGATCAAGGATTACGATCCGAGTCGTTTCGTCCACTACGAAGGTGCCCAGGGGGACCCGAGCAGTCCACAGTACAATCCAGCCGGTGGATTCGAGTCACAACGTTGGGCTCTGCCAGCCAATCCCGATGACCCGCCCTATGTCGACTGCATTAGCCGCATGTACCCCTCGGTCGATCAGCTGCGTGAACTTGCCGATGCAAAGCACATCCACCGTCCGATCGTGATGTGTGAATATGCCCACGCGATGGGCAATTCCCTCGGCAACATGAAAGAATACTGGGACTTGATCCGTTCGAAACCCAACTTGATGGGAGGCTACATCTGGGACTGGATCGATCAAGGCTTGCAAACCACCAACGAAGCGGGCGACCGATACATTGCGTACGGCGGGGACTTCGGAGATCAGCCCAACAGCAACAACTTCTGCCTCAACGGTGTGCTCAACTCCGATCGGACGCCGACCCCGAAGACCCAGGAATGCAAATACATTTTCCAGCCGATCGCTTTCGAAGCAGTTGACCTGACCAAAGGAACGATCAACGTCGTCAATCGCTTTCATTTCAACAATGCGGATGACTATGCAGTCCGCTGGTCCCTTTCCAAGGACGGACAGACGATCGAAGAAGCAGACTTCGGCACTATCGACCTCCCGGCAGGGCAAGCGAAGCGAATCACGCTTCCCTATTCGATGCCGATCGACGACAGTGACGCCGAATACTGGTTGCGTGTCAGCTTCCACGAGACCAGCGACCGCTTGTGGTGCGATCAAGGATATGAAATTGCGAAAGAGCAGTTTCAACTGCCCATGGAATCGCCGGCCTCCGACGATCCGCCGTCATTAGCAACGCTGGAGATTCGCGAACAAGCGGATCAATACACCTTTGTCGGAGAATCATTCACCGCACAAATCGACCGAACCTCCGGTGCACTTGTCAGTTATGAAATGGATGGTGTCCAGTGGATCCATAGCCCGATGCGAGCAAACTTCTGGCGTCCCCAAACGGACAACGACCGGGGAGGAGCAAAGACGCATGTTCGCCAAAAATATTGGAAGGAACTGGGCGACAAGCTGAAAACGCAGTCCGTTCGCTTGCAATCCTCCGAACCAAACACCGCGCACGTCACTGTCATCCAGGTCCATGACCGGTTGCGACTACAGATCGACTATCGCATCTCTGGCGACGGTGCCGTTGCGGTTACACTGGATCTGGACGCGGATGAAACGCTTCCCAACCTTCCGCGCTTCGGTGTCACCATGGGCATCTCCAAGGTCTTTTCCGCTTCGCAGTACTTTGGAAAGGGCCCGTGGGAAAACTACTGGGACCGCAACAGCGGTGCGGAAGTCGCACGGCATGTGCAGCCCACCGACGATCTGTATTTCGAGTACGCCATGCCGCAAGAAAATGGCTACCGAACCGAAACGCGATGGTTGGAATTGTCCGGTGAAGGCCAAACCATTCGAATCGACGGCTCGAAGCCTTTTGGGTTTTCGATTTGGCCCTACTCATCGGAAAACATTGACGAAGCCCGACACACCTACGATTTAGTGGAGCAAGGCTTTTACACGCTGAACCTGGATGACCGACAAATGGGTGTGGGCGGAACCGACTCTTGGTCACCCAAGGCGATGCCGCTCGAAAAGTATCGCATCCCCGCCGGGCATCGACAGTGGTCGTTCACCATTCGCCCCAAGTAA
- a CDS encoding sulfatase family protein, whose product MIISDDQAWTDYGFMGHEHIKTPRLDELAAQSLTFTRGYVPTSLCRPSLATMISGLYPHQHGIVGNDPPWAGMDAGQRRPPHTAQPYLQSRIDYLRHIDAMTTLPDRLAPLGYRSLQTGKWWEGNFRRGGFDAGMTIGDMSRDGRHGDKGLAIGRQGIAEIDEFLDQSVNDHAPFFVWYAPFLPHTPHTPPQRLLDKYEPVAPSLSIAKYWAMCEWFDESCGAVLDSLQQRGLSDNTIVLYVCDNGWVNRTDASRYAPRSKRSPNEGGIRTPIMVRWPGHVEPKMENDQMASSIDLVPTVLAAAGQDIPAELPGINLLDAAAVEGRNQLVGEIFDHDIRSQTDPAASLQYRWIIRDSMKLIDPSELMDDQSLQLYDLADDPHENHDLAAERPDLVESLSEALDQWWAPKTK is encoded by the coding sequence ATGATCATCAGTGACGACCAAGCCTGGACCGATTACGGATTCATGGGGCATGAGCACATCAAGACACCGCGGCTTGACGAACTTGCCGCCCAGTCGTTGACGTTCACTCGCGGGTACGTCCCCACCAGTTTGTGTCGCCCTTCTTTGGCGACGATGATCAGCGGGCTGTACCCCCACCAACACGGCATCGTGGGCAACGATCCGCCTTGGGCGGGCATGGACGCGGGGCAACGCCGTCCGCCCCACACGGCCCAGCCGTATTTGCAATCGCGGATCGATTACTTGCGGCACATCGATGCGATGACCACCCTGCCCGATCGCTTGGCGCCACTGGGATACCGATCGTTGCAAACCGGAAAGTGGTGGGAAGGCAACTTTCGCCGTGGCGGCTTTGACGCCGGGATGACGATCGGTGACATGTCACGCGACGGGCGCCACGGCGACAAGGGCTTGGCGATCGGTCGACAAGGCATTGCGGAAATCGATGAATTCCTGGACCAGAGTGTCAACGATCATGCACCGTTCTTCGTCTGGTACGCACCGTTTTTGCCGCACACTCCCCATACGCCGCCTCAACGTTTGCTGGACAAGTACGAACCCGTCGCGCCGTCATTGTCGATCGCAAAGTACTGGGCGATGTGCGAATGGTTTGACGAAAGCTGTGGTGCGGTGCTGGACAGTCTTCAGCAACGCGGGCTAAGCGATAACACGATCGTCTTGTACGTTTGCGACAACGGCTGGGTCAATCGAACCGACGCCAGCCGGTACGCACCACGCAGCAAACGCAGCCCCAACGAAGGCGGCATTCGCACACCGATCATGGTCCGTTGGCCGGGGCACGTCGAACCCAAGATGGAAAACGACCAAATGGCCAGTTCCATCGATTTGGTCCCGACCGTGTTGGCGGCGGCCGGACAAGACATCCCCGCTGAACTGCCCGGAATCAACCTTTTGGATGCCGCTGCGGTCGAGGGACGAAATCAATTGGTCGGCGAAATCTTTGACCACGACATTCGATCGCAAACCGACCCGGCAGCCAGTCTGCAATACCGCTGGATCATCCGCGATTCGATGAAGCTGATCGATCCGTCGGAATTGATGGACGACCAATCACTGCAGTTGTACGACTTGGCCGACGACCCGCATGAAAACCACGACTTGGCGGCCGAGCGACCGGATTTGGTCGAAAGTCTTAGCGAAGCGCTGGACCAGTGGTGGGCACCGAAAACAAAGTAG
- a CDS encoding PEP-CTERM sorting domain-containing protein, producing MRVQPAGYVAVLVILVSGTSAVEGGIVTWMGSSGVTPNAVGYSLFDNSTPEDPVFTTPTLTLQSDNVLEQMFYSMSGTQLNIPSQTVVDFEMAYISGFSNQVFREVGLVAVTVAPDVSAVLFVGNDEVFFLDGPLSRGPENTSVDTNAFHDYSLVVDGKTLGSPIRLFQDGNLILAGTTYSSGATTETILFGDGTTNAQGETQWRSFTHNASAVPEPASSLMFLFGVGAVSLQNAVQRRRRLAGASSSLLSSPRDRRKTNR from the coding sequence ATGAGAGTCCAACCTGCAGGTTATGTAGCCGTTTTAGTAATTCTCGTCTCTGGCACGTCGGCGGTTGAAGGTGGAATTGTCACCTGGATGGGTTCCTCGGGCGTGACACCAAATGCTGTCGGTTACTCACTTTTTGACAACTCGACTCCAGAAGATCCTGTATTCACCACACCAACACTCACGCTCCAGAGTGATAACGTTCTCGAGCAAATGTTCTACTCGATGAGTGGCACCCAGCTGAATATCCCGTCGCAGACGGTGGTCGATTTTGAGATGGCCTACATCTCCGGCTTCAGTAACCAAGTCTTTCGCGAAGTAGGCTTAGTCGCAGTCACAGTTGCCCCCGATGTCAGCGCAGTCCTTTTTGTCGGCAATGATGAGGTCTTCTTCCTCGACGGGCCCCTCTCTCGCGGACCCGAGAACACATCAGTGGATACCAATGCCTTCCACGATTACTCACTTGTGGTTGACGGGAAAACTTTGGGGAGCCCCATCCGTTTGTTTCAGGATGGAAACTTGATTCTTGCCGGCACGACTTACTCCAGCGGGGCCACGACAGAAACGATTTTGTTCGGTGACGGGACAACCAATGCACAGGGTGAAACGCAGTGGAGGTCATTCACCCACAACGCCTCAGCGGTCCCGGAACCTGCTTCCAGCCTGATGTTTCTTTTTGGTGTTGGCGCGGTCTCTCTTCAAAATGCCGTTCAGCGACGCAGACGTTTGGCAGGGGCTTCATCATCGCTTCTCAGTAGTCCACGCGACCGCCGGAAAACAAATCGGTGA
- a CDS encoding bifunctional nuclease family protein translates to MPVEMQLARIIISELTDNQVIYLKEVNGEREFPILIGIFEATNIDRRVKEDYQPPRPLTHDLIVRIAEALDATVESVIISDLNDHTYFAQLRLIRSDGETIDIDSRPSDAIAVAVTFDPPLPIYVSETVLDEATSTTS, encoded by the coding sequence ATGCCCGTCGAAATGCAGCTCGCTCGGATCATCATCTCCGAGCTGACCGACAACCAAGTCATCTATCTGAAGGAAGTCAACGGCGAACGTGAGTTCCCGATCTTGATCGGTATCTTCGAAGCCACCAATATCGATCGCCGCGTTAAAGAAGACTATCAGCCGCCGCGTCCGTTGACTCACGATCTGATCGTCCGTATCGCCGAAGCGCTGGATGCGACCGTCGAAAGCGTGATCATCAGCGACCTGAACGATCACACTTATTTCGCTCAGCTGCGATTGATCCGCAGCGACGGTGAAACCATCGATATTGATTCCCGCCCAAGCGATGCGATTGCGGTGGCCGTGACTTTCGACCCACCGCTGCCCATTTATGTCAGCGAAACGGTTTTGGATGAAGCCACATCAACGACTTCGTGA
- a CDS encoding PIN/TRAM domain-containing protein, protein MAGASAVVLGDIYIPKKRIDTITAVYFGVLVGVLLTFILWIAMAPMLEQMVNGRAFQLVVGLVLVYVCTSLLLQTKDDFRFLIPYVEFVREVKGFKPLILDTSVVIDGRIADLVATGIFDNQLIMPRFALTELQAIADSSDKLRRTRGRRGLDVLNRLRADETVDLQIFDRELPEFAGQSVDLKLVLLAKHLEGKVVTGDFNLNKVAKLQGVPVINLNEISNSLRPVYLPDEVFRIRVIKPGEGPEQGIGYLDDGTMVVIEGGRKRIGQELQVRVTSTLQTNAGKMIFTRYDGDANRG, encoded by the coding sequence ATGGCGGGGGCGTCGGCCGTGGTTTTGGGTGACATCTATATCCCCAAGAAACGCATCGACACGATCACCGCGGTCTATTTCGGCGTGCTGGTCGGGGTCTTGTTGACGTTCATCTTGTGGATCGCCATGGCGCCTATGCTGGAACAAATGGTCAACGGCCGCGCGTTCCAATTGGTTGTCGGCTTGGTCTTGGTGTATGTCTGCACCAGTTTGCTGTTGCAAACAAAAGACGATTTCCGGTTTCTGATTCCTTACGTGGAATTCGTTCGGGAGGTCAAAGGCTTCAAGCCGCTGATCCTGGACACCAGCGTGGTCATCGACGGACGCATCGCCGACTTGGTGGCCACCGGGATCTTCGACAACCAGTTGATCATGCCGCGATTCGCGTTGACCGAATTGCAGGCGATCGCCGACAGCAGTGACAAGCTGCGCCGGACGCGCGGCCGCCGCGGACTGGACGTGCTGAACCGTTTGCGGGCCGACGAAACAGTCGATCTACAGATCTTTGATCGCGAGCTGCCCGAATTTGCCGGCCAATCGGTGGACTTGAAACTGGTGCTGTTGGCCAAACACTTGGAAGGCAAAGTCGTCACGGGCGATTTCAACCTGAACAAGGTCGCCAAGCTGCAGGGCGTTCCGGTGATCAACCTGAACGAAATCAGCAATTCGCTCCGCCCGGTCTATCTGCCCGATGAAGTTTTTCGGATCCGCGTCATCAAGCCCGGCGAAGGCCCCGAACAGGGGATCGGGTACCTGGACGATGGCACCATGGTCGTCATCGAAGGTGGACGCAAACGGATCGGCCAAGAATTGCAGGTGCGTGTGACCAGCACCCTGCAAACCAACGCCGGAAAGATGATCTTCACCCGCTATGACGGCGACGCCAACCGCGGCTGA
- a CDS encoding flotillin-like FloA family protein, producing MNNELIAIIVAAFLAVFILVVATVFLLLIRPWLQVFLSGGKASPLTILAMRLRGMPVKTICDAYVMIVHCGVAVDINQIQRAHLMGADVDKLARAVCFAKQNDEPFVWDDLVATAIEDNSRR from the coding sequence ATGAACAACGAATTGATCGCCATCATTGTTGCTGCGTTTCTTGCCGTCTTTATATTGGTTGTCGCGACCGTGTTTCTATTGTTGATTCGACCGTGGTTGCAAGTCTTCTTGTCGGGCGGAAAGGCATCGCCGCTCACGATTTTGGCAATGCGACTTCGCGGGATGCCGGTCAAAACGATTTGTGACGCCTACGTGATGATTGTCCACTGTGGCGTGGCAGTCGACATTAACCAGATTCAAAGGGCACACTTGATGGGGGCCGATGTCGACAAATTGGCGCGTGCCGTCTGCTTTGCGAAGCAGAACGATGAACCGTTCGTTTGGGACGATCTGGTGGCGACCGCGATCGAAGACAACTCGCGTCGTTAA
- a CDS encoding NAD(+)/NADH kinase yields the protein MSTDAWLDRMRSRPEVAILGAPDRDLVRKELERIRPAIAERADIVVEDLEFAYDFADKDHDLVIVLGGDGSILQSARQMGTNQIPVLGINCGRLGFLAALSPDDFLDTWPQVCCGGFEVVEHLMLQITLFRGGQVAAQQLALNEGAILGGPPYRILDIDFWADGHLATRYRCDGLIVATPVGSTAHNLSAGGPILRRHLQAMVVSPISPHTLTYRPLVETADTVMEFSITDPTESTSIVVDGRPMDRLYPGDRVRICRADVSFRMLSVPGQNDHRTLRDKLGWGGSVNPDR from the coding sequence ATGTCCACCGACGCTTGGCTGGACCGAATGCGAAGCCGTCCGGAAGTTGCCATTCTTGGGGCGCCGGATCGGGATTTGGTTCGCAAGGAGTTGGAACGGATTCGGCCGGCGATCGCCGAGCGCGCCGACATCGTGGTGGAGGACCTGGAGTTCGCCTATGACTTTGCGGACAAGGATCACGATTTGGTGATCGTTCTGGGCGGCGATGGTTCGATTTTGCAGTCCGCGCGTCAAATGGGCACCAACCAGATTCCCGTGCTGGGCATCAACTGTGGTCGCTTGGGTTTCCTGGCCGCGTTGTCGCCCGATGACTTCCTGGATACCTGGCCGCAGGTTTGTTGTGGCGGGTTCGAAGTCGTCGAACACTTGATGCTACAGATCACGCTGTTTCGTGGCGGCCAAGTCGCGGCGCAGCAACTGGCATTGAACGAAGGGGCCATCTTGGGCGGCCCGCCTTATCGAATTTTGGACATCGATTTTTGGGCCGACGGTCATTTGGCAACTCGATACCGCTGCGACGGATTGATCGTGGCGACACCGGTCGGATCGACGGCCCACAATCTGTCCGCCGGCGGTCCGATTCTGCGTCGTCACCTGCAGGCGATGGTGGTCAGCCCGATCAGCCCGCACACATTGACGTATCGTCCGTTGGTGGAAACCGCCGACACGGTGATGGAATTTTCCATCACCGACCCGACCGAATCGACCTCCATCGTCGTGGACGGTCGGCCGATGGACCGGCTGTATCCCGGCGACCGCGTCCGGATCTGTCGTGCGGATGTCAGTTTCCGCATGCTATCGGTGCCCGGACAGAACGACCATCGCACGCTGCGCGACAAACTGGGTTGGGGCGGCAGCGTGAACCCGGATCGTTAG
- a CDS encoding ISL3 family transposase: MQETEFYQQILGLKQPWFVADVKLDPEAQQVDVYVEHPEGTSFCCPECGKACSVYDHTKSRRWRHLDTMHFRTVLHAQPPRVNCPEHGVRQATLPWAEKSSRFTIFFERFAIDVLLATQTVQGAQGILKTSWDETWHILKRAVARGQARKSAKPMPRIGIDEKAFRKGQNYITLIYDLDRSTVEAISDGNDTESGNACFSQLSQEQRDSVEAIAMDMSAAFVRSAKQNIPMAEHKIVHDRFHIMKLASEAVDKVRRGEHRQLKSQGDDRLTGTRYLWLSGQENLTDAQRERFDRVYKQELETGKAWAYKEMLRDLWHHEDAGSATLFFQDWYRRVIHTKLTPLKKVARTIKERLANVVSYCVHGITNAVAEGINSKIMSIKRRVGGYRNRENFKTAIYFYCGGLDLCPQ, from the coding sequence ATGCAAGAAACCGAATTCTACCAGCAGATCCTCGGACTCAAGCAGCCTTGGTTCGTGGCTGATGTCAAACTCGATCCCGAAGCCCAGCAAGTTGACGTGTACGTCGAACATCCTGAGGGAACCTCATTTTGTTGCCCTGAATGCGGCAAGGCCTGCTCGGTCTACGATCACACGAAGTCGCGTCGCTGGCGACACCTGGACACCATGCATTTCCGCACCGTCCTTCACGCTCAACCGCCTCGGGTGAATTGCCCTGAGCACGGCGTCAGGCAGGCGACGTTGCCTTGGGCGGAGAAGAGCAGTCGCTTCACTATTTTCTTTGAACGCTTTGCGATCGATGTGTTGCTCGCCACGCAAACCGTCCAAGGAGCCCAAGGCATCTTGAAGACAAGCTGGGACGAGACCTGGCACATTCTCAAAAGAGCAGTCGCTCGCGGGCAAGCTCGCAAGTCGGCAAAACCGATGCCGCGAATTGGCATCGACGAAAAGGCCTTCCGCAAAGGGCAAAACTACATCACGTTGATTTATGACCTTGATCGCAGCACCGTCGAAGCGATCTCCGATGGCAACGATACCGAGAGCGGAAACGCCTGTTTTTCGCAGCTTTCGCAGGAGCAACGCGATTCTGTCGAGGCCATCGCGATGGACATGAGTGCCGCGTTCGTCCGAAGCGCGAAGCAGAACATTCCAATGGCGGAGCACAAGATCGTGCACGATCGTTTTCACATCATGAAGCTGGCGAGCGAGGCGGTCGACAAGGTTCGCCGCGGCGAACACCGCCAACTGAAGAGTCAGGGCGATGATCGCTTGACGGGAACTCGCTATCTCTGGCTCTCGGGGCAAGAGAACCTGACTGACGCCCAGCGAGAACGATTCGACCGGGTCTACAAGCAAGAGTTGGAGACGGGAAAGGCTTGGGCCTATAAGGAAATGCTTCGCGATCTGTGGCACCATGAGGACGCGGGGTCAGCAACGCTCTTCTTCCAGGACTGGTACCGGCGAGTGATTCACACCAAGCTGACTCCGCTGAAGAAGGTCGCCCGCACCATCAAGGAACGTCTCGCCAACGTCGTCAGTTACTGCGTTCATGGAATCACCAACGCGGTAGCCGAAGGAATCAACAGCAAGATCATGTCAATCAAACGACGCGTCGGTGGCTACCGAAACCGAGAGAACTTCAAAACCGCGATCTATTTCTACTGCGGCGGACTGGATCTCTGCCCACAATAA